ACTTCAAGAACCTGCTGACGTGTGACACGAGGGTCGTTGATCAGGATTCCGACATCGGGATGCTCGACAATCTCACACAGCATCTGCAGGCTCTGCGACCATTCGTCGAGTCGGTCGGTATCGCGTGCCAGTTCGAAAATGGCCTGTGCATACGGCCGGGCAATGTTGGAGGATTCGGTCACGTGTAATGTCTTCCGGATTAAAGTTTTTCGGCCAGTTCGGAGAGCATCCGCTCGTGCGATTTCTGATCGATCTCTCTGGAAAGGATCTGCTCGGCACCGGAAAGTGCCAGTTGAGCGACCTGCAATCGAAGCTCTTCTTTTGCCCGATTGGCTTCCATCTCGATCTCTCCACGGGCCGCAACAAGAATTCGCTCGCCTTCGGTTCTGGCTTCCGTCTTTGCCTCGGCAACGACTTCGGAACCTCTTTTTTCCGCTCTGGCGATGATTTCCTGGGCCTGTGACTTTGCCTGCTCGATGAGTTCATCGGCATCGCTGCGACCGCGCTCCCGTTCCCGCTGTCCCTCTTCGGCGGCCGCAAGTCCATCGGAAATGGTCTTGCG
This genomic stretch from Acidiferrobacterales bacterium harbors:
- a CDS encoding F0F1 ATP synthase subunit B — its product is MNINLTLIGQTITFIIFVWFCMKFIWPPIMTALDERRKTISDGLAAAEEGQRERERGRSDADELIEQAKSQAQEIIARAEKRGSEVVAEAKTEARTEGERILVAARGEIEMEANRAKEELRLQVAQLALSGAEQILSREIDQKSHERMLSELAEKL